The genomic interval CTGCTCGCTCGTGTCACTCCGAGACTGAACCGACGCCCCGACAGCGGCCAGAGCAGCGGGACGCCAGAGGGCGTCAGCCAGTCGGCCAGCAGGTGTGTAGTGACGCCGAACGCACCGACGAATCCCGCGAACGGGACCAGCCACTGAACGGCGAGCGACGGGGGGAGTCGAGTGACGGCCAGCGTCGCGACCCCCGCCAGCGTCGCGCCGACGAGCAGCGCGAACGCGAGGGAGTGGGTGGGACCGCGATGGCGGAGCAACGGTATCCGGAGGTCCACGTCCGGGAGCCGTGCCAGTGCGAGGACGACGACGCCACCCGCGACGGCGAGTACGGGGTCGGTCCCGAACACCGTCCAGCCGACGGGAGCGTAGCAGACGAGCGCTGCCCCCCAGTGGCCCTCTTTGCGCATGGAGGGGATGACGACGCGACCGGCATGAACCGTCCGCTTTTCGTCACCGCGTCCCTCGACTCGGTATGTTCGCGCTCGCGGGGTCGGTCGTCGAGTCGTACGGGCCGTTCCTCGTCCCCGTCGTCGTCTTCGTGGCGGGACTCGTCGGCTACGGACTGC from Halomarina salina carries:
- a CDS encoding metal-dependent hydrolase, with product MRKEGHWGAALVCYAPVGWTVFGTDPVLAVAGGVVVLALARLPDVDLRIPLLRHRGPTHSLAFALLVGATLAGVATLAVTRLPPSLAVQWLVPFAGFVGAFGVTTHLLADWLTPSGVPLLWPLSGRRFSLGVTRASSTVANWGLLALGLFATALAVLAR